One Psychrobacillus glaciei genomic region harbors:
- a CDS encoding methyl-accepting chemotaxis protein, translating to MSKSITWKLSALIIGLFLGLFLAYTVVTSVILYNKSVEDSESSTIANAQYSAEKMSGRFKKTNDMLRTTKHLIETLQAKGELSGADVLNILETSLATNEDLVGVGALMESGTVEIDDTISTKLIDSGNRFIPYLSKDGTSIVSNPMEGYEKEDNADWYWIPKKEGRAILTEPYDYNVNGKTISMTTIAIPLVNSSGKFFGVLNADLSIDFLKGLVTSIKPDGGYASIITDNGMLTVNSINEKLDGSNMQNAIDWETVKQTLDRGEPDKLYVDSKQLGEQAFNAFAPMILEGIDDIWSVQIVLPKSKILETYHQILFLTIVAAIVMVALMGIVTVWFIFNQLKPLKFLRESIETAATGDLTKKVDQKYIKMDEIGAVASAYNNMLEKTNDAIHSVFNSSTILNESSNQVHETFNEIVASSQEVSLATNEIAQGASKQSEDTEETNYRMIDLSNQIDNLKALSSKMDNLSHKTKESTVKGMNEVQNLREHNAATNEMNGKVQRQIDTLTSNIANINQVITSIQGITEQTNLLALNASIEAARAGEHGKGFAVVAEEVRKLAEQSKGETEVIKQTVQSILEESKQTVAIIASNVGLMQVQNESVHSTERAFKENEELSGAIATAINELVNELSIMLEHKNQAMMAIQSISAISEETAASAEEVSASVADQQAELERVAGSIDKMNKIAQDLQEVVNRFTLL from the coding sequence GAAAACAAATGATATGCTGCGTACGACAAAACATCTTATTGAAACACTTCAGGCAAAAGGAGAACTTTCTGGAGCAGACGTATTGAACATTCTAGAGACAAGTTTAGCAACAAATGAAGATTTAGTTGGTGTTGGCGCGCTCATGGAAAGTGGAACAGTAGAAATAGATGATACAATTTCAACCAAGCTGATAGACAGTGGAAACCGCTTTATTCCCTATTTGTCCAAAGATGGGACTAGTATCGTATCAAATCCTATGGAAGGCTACGAAAAGGAAGACAATGCTGACTGGTATTGGATACCGAAGAAAGAGGGTCGAGCAATTCTTACAGAGCCGTATGATTATAATGTAAATGGAAAAACAATTTCTATGACAACAATTGCTATACCTTTAGTTAATTCTTCTGGAAAATTTTTTGGAGTACTTAATGCCGACTTGTCTATAGACTTTTTAAAGGGACTGGTAACCTCGATTAAGCCAGATGGCGGCTATGCAAGTATTATTACAGACAATGGCATGCTCACTGTAAATAGTATTAATGAAAAGTTAGATGGCTCTAATATGCAGAATGCTATAGATTGGGAAACTGTGAAACAAACCTTAGATAGAGGCGAGCCAGATAAGTTGTATGTAGATTCGAAACAACTGGGGGAACAAGCTTTTAATGCATTTGCTCCTATGATACTTGAAGGAATTGATGATATATGGTCAGTTCAAATAGTCTTACCGAAATCGAAAATTTTAGAAACTTATCATCAAATCTTATTCTTAACTATAGTCGCTGCAATTGTAATGGTTGCTTTAATGGGGATAGTAACCGTTTGGTTTATTTTTAATCAATTAAAACCACTGAAGTTTTTGCGAGAATCTATCGAAACTGCTGCTACTGGAGATTTAACAAAAAAAGTAGACCAAAAATATATTAAAATGGATGAAATCGGTGCTGTGGCGTCAGCATATAACAATATGCTAGAAAAAACGAATGATGCCATACATTCTGTGTTCAATTCTTCCACTATTTTGAATGAATCTTCTAACCAGGTACATGAAACATTTAATGAAATTGTTGCATCTAGCCAAGAGGTTTCATTAGCGACAAATGAGATTGCACAAGGTGCTTCAAAGCAGTCCGAAGATACAGAAGAAACAAATTACCGCATGATAGATTTATCCAATCAGATTGATAACTTAAAAGCTCTGTCTTCTAAAATGGACAACTTGTCTCATAAAACAAAAGAATCCACAGTAAAAGGAATGAATGAAGTCCAAAATCTGCGTGAACATAACGCAGCAACCAATGAAATGAATGGTAAGGTACAGAGACAAATCGATACATTAACATCTAACATTGCAAACATTAACCAAGTAATCACCTCTATTCAAGGTATTACAGAACAAACAAACTTACTAGCGCTTAATGCAAGTATAGAAGCTGCACGTGCTGGTGAGCATGGAAAAGGTTTTGCAGTAGTAGCAGAGGAAGTAAGAAAACTAGCGGAGCAGTCTAAAGGTGAAACGGAAGTTATTAAACAAACCGTTCAAAGTATTTTAGAGGAATCCAAACAGACAGTTGCAATTATTGCTTCTAATGTAGGACTGATGCAAGTGCAAAATGAATCTGTTCATAGCACGGAAAGAGCCTTTAAAGAAAATGAAGAGCTTTCAGGAGCAATTGCAACGGCCATTAACGAGTTGGTAAATGAATTATCTATTATGTTAGAACATAAAAACCAAGCGATGATGGCAATTCAGAGTATCTCCGCTATTTCAGAAGAAACTGCCGCTTCGGCTGAAGAAGTGAGCGCCTCCGTTGCAGATCAACAAGCGGAACTTGAACGTGTAGCAGGTTCTATAGATAAGATGAACAAGATAGCGCAAGACTTACAAGAAGTGGTTAATCGATTTACGCTACTATAA
- the mprF gene encoding bifunctional lysylphosphatidylglycerol flippase/synthetase MprF, which translates to MRQFWKMPWFSRLFKIVLPFLILIVFYFESNQALKNLDFSLLKNNFNKLALSHLFIITFAGIIAVFPMVLYDFVLRRHLQLKVPVKKTIIYSWTANTVSNFIGFGGIAGMMIRTFFYGQHGYEKKALVKGIGLITLFYLTGMSLLSWLPLLGIIHTPIFDQVKWIHIALVGIALYFPVLLISIKRKKDTLAPVRMNRKNIISLAIISIFEWGFAFLLIYIITLFLGVSVSVPSMFATFIVASFAGIISMLPGGIGSFDLMYLLGMEGLGVPTETTLLILLLYRISYFIIPALLGAATLLFYFWGELNQKFNRIPAIILQNISHWFVTVFVLLAGIILLLSAAIPAALERVKMANEILALPVMNMSHKFTVGLGISLLMLTRGIQYRVKWAYDLTLVALVVAAVFSLSKWFDYEDATFVLVVFLILLMSKKRFYRENFVPTWGKSITDIIGITIILAIFLFIGYVNLPSSTISIPVKLQPYVITDSSDLFISAIIGIILALLYMSIGYLLNKPRHFPFEKSTTYESEIKEHLDKYGGTVLSHLIFLHDKYIYWNQSKTVMVSFQRYSDKLIVLGDLIGEKKDILRAMEEFHDRANLYGYTPVYYQVTSKMFPYLHENGYDFFKLGEEAFVNLPTFDLSGKKMKNLRANKNKLEREGYQLKVIQPPHSDEFIASLKPISDEWLDGRKEKGFSLGWFNPSYLKSIPIALIVDSDEKTIAFCNIMPAYDGGEMISVDLMRYGKNAPNATMDYLFIKLFEWYKEENYVKFNLGMAPLANVGLSKYSFLTEKIAYQIFLYGQAVYHFKGLKMFKEKYADQWEPKYLALRKKSSLPITMAQVSLLIARSGPVQKSRWWTMFSKFY; encoded by the coding sequence TTGAGACAATTTTGGAAAATGCCTTGGTTTTCACGACTTTTTAAAATAGTACTCCCTTTTTTAATACTTATTGTGTTCTACTTTGAATCAAATCAGGCGCTAAAAAATTTAGACTTTTCTCTTTTGAAAAATAATTTTAATAAGTTAGCACTTAGTCATCTATTCATTATTACTTTTGCAGGAATTATTGCGGTTTTCCCTATGGTTCTTTATGATTTTGTTTTGCGTCGACATTTACAACTAAAAGTTCCGGTTAAAAAGACAATCATTTATTCGTGGACGGCTAACACTGTCTCTAACTTTATAGGTTTTGGCGGAATAGCAGGAATGATGATTCGTACTTTTTTTTATGGTCAACACGGCTACGAGAAAAAAGCGCTTGTGAAAGGAATAGGATTAATTACTCTATTTTACCTAACTGGTATGTCTTTATTGAGCTGGTTGCCGTTACTCGGAATTATTCATACACCTATTTTTGATCAAGTAAAATGGATTCACATTGCCCTTGTAGGGATTGCGTTATATTTTCCAGTTTTATTAATTAGTATAAAAAGGAAGAAAGATACACTTGCTCCAGTACGCATGAATAGGAAAAATATTATTTCATTAGCTATTATTTCAATTTTCGAGTGGGGATTTGCTTTTCTGCTGATTTATATAATTACGCTATTTCTTGGCGTTTCCGTATCTGTTCCGAGTATGTTTGCAACATTTATTGTTGCTTCTTTTGCAGGTATTATTAGTATGTTGCCTGGTGGAATTGGCTCATTTGATTTAATGTATTTGCTTGGGATGGAAGGGCTAGGGGTTCCAACAGAAACAACTCTCTTGATACTGCTATTATATAGAATTAGCTATTTTATCATTCCCGCTTTACTAGGGGCCGCTACATTATTATTTTATTTCTGGGGAGAACTGAACCAAAAGTTTAATCGGATCCCAGCAATTATTTTACAAAATATTAGTCATTGGTTTGTTACTGTTTTTGTTTTATTGGCTGGAATTATTTTATTATTATCCGCTGCAATTCCTGCAGCACTTGAAAGGGTAAAAATGGCAAATGAAATTTTAGCTTTACCAGTGATGAATATGTCCCATAAGTTTACGGTTGGTTTAGGTATTTCCCTCTTAATGTTGACTAGAGGGATACAATATCGAGTGAAATGGGCATACGATTTAACACTAGTTGCATTAGTAGTTGCAGCGGTTTTTTCATTATCCAAATGGTTTGACTACGAAGATGCGACTTTTGTATTAGTTGTTTTCCTCATATTACTCATGTCTAAGAAACGTTTTTATCGAGAAAATTTTGTACCTACTTGGGGTAAATCCATAACAGATATTATTGGAATTACAATTATTTTAGCAATATTTTTGTTTATTGGGTACGTAAATTTACCTTCATCAACTATATCCATTCCAGTAAAATTACAGCCATACGTTATTACAGATTCCTCCGATTTGTTTATTAGTGCAATAATTGGTATCATTCTTGCCCTCCTATATATGTCTATAGGTTATTTGCTCAACAAGCCAAGGCATTTTCCTTTCGAAAAATCTACAACATATGAAAGTGAAATAAAAGAGCATCTCGACAAATATGGAGGTACAGTGTTATCTCATTTGATCTTCCTGCATGATAAATATATTTATTGGAATCAATCCAAAACAGTGATGGTTTCTTTTCAGAGGTACTCAGATAAATTAATTGTTCTCGGGGACCTAATAGGTGAGAAAAAAGATATTCTTCGAGCAATGGAAGAATTTCACGATCGTGCAAATTTATATGGCTATACGCCAGTTTATTATCAAGTTACTTCTAAAATGTTCCCTTACCTTCATGAAAACGGCTATGATTTTTTTAAACTGGGAGAAGAAGCCTTTGTCAATCTTCCTACGTTCGACTTATCAGGGAAAAAAATGAAAAATTTGCGCGCCAATAAAAATAAACTGGAGAGGGAAGGATATCAACTTAAAGTAATTCAACCTCCTCATTCAGATGAGTTTATCGCAAGTTTAAAACCAATTTCAGATGAGTGGTTGGATGGCCGAAAAGAAAAAGGATTTTCTTTAGGCTGGTTCAATCCTTCATACTTAAAATCTATTCCAATTGCTTTGATAGTTGATTCAGACGAAAAAACAATTGCATTTTGCAATATAATGCCTGCTTACGATGGTGGGGAAATGATTTCTGTTGATCTGATGAGATATGGAAAGAACGCTCCAAATGCCACAATGGATTATTTGTTTATCAAATTGTTTGAATGGTACAAAGAAGAAAATTATGTGAAGTTCAATTTAGGAATGGCTCCTTTGGCCAACGTAGGTCTATCTAAATATTCTTTCTTAACTGAGAAAATTGCATATCAAATTTTCTTATACGGCCAAGCGGTTTACCATTTTAAAGGATTAAAAATGTTTAAAGAAAAATATGCAGATCAATGGGAGCCTAAGTATTTGGCACTTCGAAAAAAGTCTTCCTTGCCAATTACAATGGCACAAGTATCTTTGCTAATTGCTCGTTCGGGACCTGTCCAGAAAAGTAGATGGTGGACTATGTTTTCGAAATTTTATTAA
- a CDS encoding YusW family protein, which translates to MKMKKYSIYGSALLVIALLLGACGDKEKVKSAATVDEEKSEFGFNSFDLEVDTPDHKDAIEVSMEIKGSTIEAEYVNRMEPKKLKGDKAYEEMRPMLKKIDLSKDMSKDDVIKNVSKAFDVEDYTKFDLEVEFADGKHKVYKDEKSKKNK; encoded by the coding sequence ATGAAAATGAAAAAATACTCGATATATGGAAGTGCTTTATTGGTAATCGCGTTATTATTAGGCGCTTGTGGAGATAAAGAAAAAGTGAAAAGTGCGGCAACAGTAGACGAAGAAAAGAGTGAGTTTGGATTTAATTCTTTTGATTTAGAGGTAGATACCCCAGATCATAAAGATGCCATTGAGGTATCAATGGAGATTAAAGGATCAACAATAGAAGCCGAATATGTGAATCGAATGGAACCGAAGAAGTTAAAGGGCGATAAAGCATATGAAGAGATGAGGCCAATGTTGAAGAAAATAGATTTATCAAAAGATATGAGTAAAGATGATGTAATTAAAAATGTATCCAAAGCATTCGATGTTGAAGACTACACGAAGTTCGACTTGGAAGTTGAATTCGCGGATGGAAAACATAAAGTATATAAGGATGAAAAAAGCAAAAAAAATAAATAG
- a CDS encoding PadR family transcriptional regulator yields the protein MSKLLSSLITELRRGTLTLAVLSQLRTPQYGYSLVQLLEKSNVLIDQSTLYPLLRRLEKQELVVSSWDTSDSRPRKYYVLSEYGIELFDQLKKEWEKTSSELYILLKGDEGDAPN from the coding sequence ATGAGTAAGCTATTAAGTTCGTTAATTACAGAATTAAGACGTGGGACGCTGACATTAGCTGTATTGAGTCAATTGCGTACACCGCAATACGGATATTCGCTTGTCCAATTACTGGAGAAATCCAATGTATTAATTGACCAAAGTACTTTATATCCTTTGCTTCGACGATTAGAAAAGCAAGAGTTAGTAGTTAGTAGTTGGGATACATCTGACAGTAGACCGCGGAAGTATTATGTGTTGAGCGAATATGGGATAGAATTGTTCGATCAGTTAAAAAAAGAGTGGGAAAAAACTTCAAGTGAGCTTTATATATTGTTAAAAGGAGACGAAGGGGATGCACCTAATTGA
- a CDS encoding HAAS signaling domain-containing protein, with protein MHLIDMYIQEVTRRLPEKHRKDIALELQSTIEDMLPENFTEIDEKEVLAKLGSPVTLASGYLDRPMHLIGPNYFGIYVTLLKMILPIAATIALIVSISESILSYNSNEAVMNIVLAVIGKGIIEILGTLIQSFFWITLIFAILERTDISNEKLSIKTSLKDWTPDDLKSIPPILKEKKIAKSKIFGSLLEIGIFTAIYFNGVKLLGVYESVHGKLQLTIPSFNQEVLQSYWLIVVIAIAVEVTLVCYKFVVGQWTMKVATLNFVRHAISSIVVIVMFSNSILINPDFIAYLEGLMKSSFDMKDSFQIGIILLFVAFAVIDVIKGFRKASINR; from the coding sequence ATGCACCTAATTGATATGTATATCCAGGAAGTAACTCGTAGACTTCCTGAAAAGCACCGTAAGGATATTGCACTTGAGTTACAGTCGACAATTGAGGATATGCTACCAGAAAATTTTACAGAGATAGATGAGAAGGAAGTACTTGCTAAGCTTGGAAGCCCAGTAACGCTTGCTAGCGGCTATTTAGATCGTCCGATGCACCTGATAGGACCAAATTATTTCGGTATATATGTAACTTTACTGAAAATGATATTACCTATTGCTGCAACTATCGCTCTCATAGTATCCATATCGGAAAGTATACTCTCTTATAATTCCAATGAAGCAGTGATGAACATAGTTCTTGCTGTCATAGGGAAAGGTATAATAGAAATTCTAGGTACATTAATCCAGTCATTTTTTTGGATAACGCTTATTTTTGCAATCTTGGAACGTACAGATATTTCAAATGAAAAACTGTCTATAAAAACTAGTTTGAAAGACTGGACACCTGATGATTTAAAAAGTATTCCACCTATTTTGAAAGAGAAAAAAATAGCTAAATCTAAGATATTCGGAAGCTTATTGGAGATTGGGATCTTTACCGCTATCTATTTTAATGGAGTTAAGTTACTTGGTGTATATGAGAGCGTTCATGGTAAATTACAGCTGACAATACCTTCCTTCAATCAAGAGGTTCTGCAGTCTTATTGGTTAATTGTCGTAATTGCAATTGCTGTTGAAGTTACTTTGGTATGTTACAAATTTGTCGTAGGTCAATGGACTATGAAAGTAGCAACTTTAAATTTTGTACGACATGCTATATCTTCTATCGTTGTTATTGTTATGTTCAGTAATTCTATTTTGATAAATCCTGATTTTATAGCGTATTTAGAAGGACTGATGAAAAGTTCATTTGACATGAAAGATTCTTTTCAGATAGGAATTATCTTGTTATTTGTAGCCTTTGCGGTTATTGATGTAATTAAAGGGTTTAGAAAAGCTAGTATTAATAGATAA
- a CDS encoding general stress protein, which yields MNIESNRRIEVAHSEEEMYEKLELLQEQGYAESDIHVISKENAHLNTLNRQSEVSTHEAGSFIDKFKSWFTGEDAVTEGLRKLDLNEHETERYSKEVANGCIVLYTDVLTHADDASYGTHQNEFEYMESVVTDVVQSPFVETEEPLSDYSKEQGFTPSTNELVNETDGRFDEPQDRFVRGETFATDPYLAKEENHIGTSMQEEKSVQVHRPTINESITEERKNYGTQSPGVDPNLGPAAFGSEVLEDEESHSPEQYEEKLDRERHLDDINPMNRLY from the coding sequence ATGAACATTGAATCAAATCGAAGAATTGAAGTAGCTCATTCAGAGGAAGAGATGTATGAAAAGTTGGAGCTCCTGCAAGAACAAGGTTATGCCGAAAGTGATATCCATGTTATATCAAAAGAAAATGCACACTTGAATACACTTAATCGACAATCGGAAGTGTCTACCCATGAAGCGGGATCTTTTATAGACAAATTTAAATCATGGTTTACTGGAGAAGATGCAGTAACAGAAGGATTACGAAAATTAGATTTAAATGAACATGAAACAGAACGCTATTCAAAAGAAGTGGCAAATGGGTGCATCGTTCTATACACAGACGTTTTAACACATGCAGATGATGCTAGTTATGGAACCCATCAAAATGAATTTGAATACATGGAATCAGTTGTAACAGATGTTGTCCAATCTCCATTTGTGGAAACAGAAGAACCGCTGAGTGATTATTCAAAAGAACAAGGATTTACTCCTTCAACAAACGAGTTAGTGAATGAAACAGATGGGAGATTTGACGAACCTCAAGATCGCTTTGTTCGAGGTGAGACATTTGCTACGGATCCATACCTAGCCAAAGAGGAGAACCATATTGGAACTTCCATGCAAGAAGAAAAGAGTGTACAAGTACATCGGCCGACCATTAATGAAAGTATTACAGAGGAAAGAAAAAATTATGGTACACAATCTCCAGGAGTAGATCCTAATTTAGGTCCAGCCGCATTTGGTAGTGAAGTTTTAGAGGATGAAGAAAGCCATTCTCCGGAGCAATACGAAGAGAAACTAGATAGAGAAAGACATTTGGATGATATTAACCCTATGAATCGTCTTTATTAA
- a CDS encoding exonuclease domain-containing protein, with product MDFIAIDFETANSLRTSVCSIGIVQVKAGKIKEEIHTLINPLSEFNYYNTKIHGITEDMVMSAPTFEEFWPNFKMFVENQTIIAHNASFDISVLRASLTNFYESTPDFQYGCSYQISKKVWPNLYNHKLSTVANYLGISLRHHDALEDARASALITLEAMQKTRTNSIQELFKLHKIKIGTPTPMKKQGTLSKQKKMDSSIQLLETEVGIPNTKHPFYGANIVFTGRMLSMTRMQAAQLAVNCGAICKGSVDSHTNVLVVGDNDLVKYVQGIKSTKMKKVEEMISLGLPIEIVGEQDFFRLVRFNG from the coding sequence ATGGATTTTATTGCAATCGATTTTGAAACGGCAAATAGTTTGCGGACTAGTGTATGCTCCATCGGGATTGTCCAAGTAAAGGCAGGAAAGATTAAAGAAGAAATACATACATTGATCAATCCATTAAGTGAATTTAACTACTACAATACAAAAATTCATGGTATTACAGAAGATATGGTTATGAGTGCACCAACATTTGAAGAATTCTGGCCAAATTTTAAAATGTTCGTCGAAAACCAAACGATTATTGCACATAATGCTAGTTTTGATATTAGTGTTCTGCGAGCATCGTTAACCAACTTTTATGAATCAACCCCTGACTTTCAATATGGTTGCTCATATCAAATCTCCAAAAAGGTTTGGCCAAATTTATATAATCACAAGCTTTCTACGGTAGCAAATTATTTAGGCATAAGCCTAAGACATCATGATGCTTTAGAAGATGCTCGAGCATCGGCACTAATAACTTTAGAGGCAATGCAGAAAACGAGAACAAATTCTATACAAGAACTATTCAAGTTACACAAAATAAAAATAGGTACTCCAACTCCTATGAAAAAACAGGGAACTCTTTCGAAACAAAAGAAAATGGATAGTTCCATACAGTTACTTGAAACTGAAGTGGGCATTCCGAATACGAAGCATCCGTTTTACGGGGCTAATATTGTATTCACTGGAAGAATGCTTTCAATGACTAGAATGCAAGCAGCGCAACTAGCAGTCAATTGTGGTGCCATATGTAAAGGTAGCGTTGATAGCCACACAAACGTTTTAGTAGTTGGAGATAATGATTTAGTAAAGTATGTTCAAGGGATAAAAAGTACGAAAATGAAGAAAGTAGAAGAAATGATCAGTTTGGGATTACCAATAGAAATCGTCGGGGAACAAGACTTTTTTAGGTTAGTTCGGTTTAATGGTTAA
- the argS gene encoding arginine--tRNA ligase has translation MKQKVVSILQNFTTELIEEHMIVVPVYTHLGDYSLPCFSFAKKQRKSPILIAQEMASCIQDEDIEKAEAVNGYVNIFMRRTSFTTAILNTIREAGKKYGSSNLGAGSAVTIDMSSPNIAKPFSMGHLRSTVIGNSITLLLDKSGYKTVKINHLGDWGTQFGKLLVAYRLWGDKKKVQEAPIQSLLALYIRFHEEAEKDNSLNDRGRAAFKSLEEGEPEALALWEWFRRESLLEFQKIYDLLGVTFDSFHGEAYYNDKMDPIVEELLQKNLLMESDGAQVVDVGENMPPCLIKKSDGATLYATRDITAAIHRKNDYQFEQSLYVVGNEQSLHFAQLKSVLNKMGYEWSQSIQHIPFGLILKDGKKLSTRKGKVILLEEVLNEAIQLAERTIEEKNPSLVNKKEVAKQVGVGAVIFSDLKQHRKHDIDFDLKKMLQTDGETGPYVQYAHARACSILRKIQEVDIIEVTEVNDFEWQVVTSLQQFPNTIKRATDEFDPSIIAKYSINLAQSFNSFYGNVPIVNDRSHLAYRIALVQSVVIVLKEALRLLGIEAPSEM, from the coding sequence ATGAAACAGAAAGTAGTAAGTATTCTGCAAAACTTCACCACCGAGTTAATCGAGGAACATATGATTGTGGTACCTGTATATACCCATTTAGGAGACTACTCCTTACCATGTTTTTCATTTGCTAAAAAACAAAGAAAATCACCTATTTTAATTGCACAAGAAATGGCTTCTTGTATTCAAGACGAAGACATTGAAAAAGCGGAAGCGGTAAATGGATATGTAAATATTTTCATGAGACGAACATCATTTACAACAGCCATTCTAAATACCATTCGTGAAGCAGGAAAAAAATATGGTTCATCTAACTTAGGTGCAGGCAGCGCTGTAACAATTGATATGTCCTCTCCAAATATTGCCAAACCCTTTTCTATGGGACATCTAAGATCAACTGTCATCGGTAATTCTATTACATTATTACTCGATAAAAGTGGATACAAAACTGTAAAAATTAACCATCTCGGAGACTGGGGTACTCAGTTCGGAAAATTACTAGTGGCTTATCGATTATGGGGAGACAAAAAGAAAGTCCAAGAAGCTCCCATTCAATCATTATTAGCACTTTATATTCGGTTTCACGAGGAAGCAGAAAAGGATAATTCCTTAAATGACCGGGGTAGAGCGGCATTTAAATCGTTAGAAGAAGGTGAGCCAGAAGCATTAGCTCTTTGGGAATGGTTTCGAAGAGAATCGTTACTTGAATTTCAAAAAATCTATGACTTACTTGGCGTAACTTTTGATTCCTTTCACGGGGAGGCTTACTACAATGATAAAATGGATCCAATTGTGGAAGAGTTACTGCAAAAGAACTTATTAATGGAGTCTGATGGAGCGCAAGTAGTAGATGTTGGCGAGAATATGCCACCATGTTTAATCAAAAAATCCGATGGTGCAACTTTATATGCAACAAGAGATATTACGGCAGCCATTCACCGAAAAAATGATTATCAATTCGAACAGTCTTTGTATGTTGTAGGAAATGAACAAAGTTTACACTTTGCTCAATTAAAGAGTGTATTAAATAAAATGGGATATGAATGGTCGCAATCTATTCAACACATCCCTTTTGGATTGATATTGAAAGACGGCAAAAAATTATCTACTCGCAAAGGCAAAGTTATCTTATTAGAAGAGGTGTTGAATGAGGCAATTCAATTAGCCGAGAGAACAATAGAAGAAAAGAATCCTTCATTAGTGAATAAAAAAGAAGTGGCTAAACAAGTAGGTGTAGGTGCTGTTATCTTTAGTGATTTAAAACAACACCGAAAGCATGACATTGATTTTGACCTGAAGAAAATGCTCCAAACTGATGGAGAAACAGGCCCATATGTTCAATACGCTCATGCAAGAGCATGTTCTATTTTAAGAAAAATCCAAGAAGTAGACATCATAGAAGTTACTGAAGTAAATGATTTTGAATGGCAAGTGGTTACATCACTACAACAATTCCCTAACACTATTAAACGTGCAACAGATGAATTTGATCCTTCCATAATTGCAAAATACTCGATTAATTTGGCACAATCATTCAACTCTTTCTACGGAAATGTTCCCATCGTGAATGATCGAAGCCATTTGGCATATCGCATTGCGCTAGTTCAGTCCGTAGTTATTGTATTAAAAGAAGCTTTACGACTTTTAGGAATTGAAGCTCCAAGTGAAATGTAA
- a CDS encoding DUF2231 domain-containing protein, translating into MPLHPLIVHFPIALLVLGGIIEIVNVFLKSDFWNKVGTVLIIIGVITGVFSLLTGDGAESFAFEHWGRSVHDTVELHSLLANISVIIFGLLAVIKVLFKHPDYRFRIFKNIAIRKGLITTLIVILSIAGITTLATTGHLGGKIVYENQTITTNNK; encoded by the coding sequence ATGCCTTTACATCCGTTAATTGTTCATTTTCCGATTGCACTTCTCGTTTTAGGAGGCATTATTGAAATTGTAAATGTATTTCTAAAAAGTGATTTTTGGAACAAAGTTGGAACAGTTTTAATAATAATTGGAGTGATTACTGGAGTTTTTAGTTTGCTTACAGGAGATGGAGCGGAAAGTTTTGCGTTTGAACATTGGGGAAGATCCGTTCACGATACTGTTGAACTGCACTCATTACTAGCTAATATTTCTGTCATTATTTTTGGCCTGTTAGCGGTAATAAAAGTTTTATTTAAACACCCAGATTATAGGTTTCGAATTTTTAAAAATATTGCAATTAGAAAAGGTTTAATTACTACACTAATTGTTATATTAAGTATTGCTGGAATAACTACATTAGCTACTACAGGTCATTTAGGTGGAAAAATTGTTTATGAAAATCAAACGATTACGACAAATAATAAGTAG